A region of Arabidopsis thaliana chromosome 5, partial sequence DNA encodes the following proteins:
- a CDS encoding ECA1 gametogenesis related family protein (ECA1 gametogenesis related family protein; LOCATED IN: endomembrane system; BEST Arabidopsis thaliana protein match is: ECA1 gametogenesis related family protein (TAIR:AT5G60964.1); Has 97 Blast hits to 94 proteins in 3 species: Archae - 0; Bacteria - 0; Metazoa - 0; Fungi - 0; Plants - 97; Viruses - 0; Other Eukaryotes - 0 (source: NCBI BLink).): protein MSTKNVISFLMVICIIVSVNARPLFSSIFTDPYPYLNSLPGFFHVFRCYSSVMKFPICVIQTTESVRNKRWEISPYCCKAYLHTKDYCLPKIPYMPKFPSFIRNHCKKVVRK, encoded by the coding sequence ATGTCTACTAAAAATgtgatttcatttttaatggTCATATGCATCATAGTCTCCGTAAATGCAAGACCACTTTTTTCGTCTATTTTTACTGATCCATATCCGTACCTTAATAGTTTACCAggattttttcatgtattcaGATGTTATTCATCTGTGATGAAATTTCCAATATGCGTTATACAAACTACTGAATCCGTACGTAATAAGCGATGGGAAATCAGTCCTTATTGTTGCAAGGCATATTTACATACCAAAGATTACTGCTTGCCAAAAATTCCCTACATGCCAAAATTTCCTTCTTTCATAAGAAATCATTGTAAAAAAGTTGTTCGcaagtaa
- a CDS encoding Transducin/WD40 repeat-like superfamily protein (Transducin/WD40 repeat-like superfamily protein; CONTAINS InterPro DOMAIN/s: WD40 repeat 2 (InterPro:IPR019782), WD40 repeat-like-containing domain (InterPro:IPR011046), WD40 repeat, conserved site (InterPro:IPR019775), WD40-repeat-containing domain (InterPro:IPR017986), WD40/YVTN repeat-like-containing domain (InterPro:IPR015943), WD40 repeat (InterPro:IPR001680), WD40 repeat, subgroup (InterPro:IPR019781); BEST Arabidopsis thaliana protein match is: Transducin/WD40 repeat-like superfamily protein (TAIR:AT3G49660.1); Has 35333 Blast hits to 34131 proteins in 2444 species: Archae - 798; Bacteria - 22429; Metazoa - 974; Fungi - 991; Plants - 531; Viruses - 0; Other Eukaryotes - 9610 (source: NCBI BLink).), whose protein sequence is MFGIVRTSVNHAKGSSKTIPKHESKTLSEHKSVVRCARFSPDGMFFATGGADTSIKLFEVPKVKQMISGDTQARPLIRTFYDHAEPINDLDFHPRSTILISSAKDNCIKFFDFSKTTAKRAFKVFQDTHNVRSISFHPSGEFLLAGTDHPIPHLYDVNTYQCFLPSNFPDSGVSGAINQVRYSSTGSIYITASKDGAIRLFDGVSAKCVRSIGNAHGKSEVTSAVFTKDQRFVLSSGKDSTVKLWEIGSGRMVKEYLGAKRVKLRSQAIFNDTEEFVISIDEASNEVVTWDARTADKVAKWPSNHNGAPRWIEHSPVESVFVTCGIDRSIRFWKESV, encoded by the exons ATGTTTGGAATTGTTCGAACTAGTGTTAATCATGCGAAGGGCTCATCAAAGACTATCCCAAAGCATGAATCAAAGACGCTATCAGAGCacaag AGCGTTGTTAGGTGTGCAAGATTTAGTCCTGATGGAATGTTTTTTGCTACTGGTGGTGCAGACACATCTATTAAGCTCTTTGAG GTGCCAAAAGTTAAACAGATGATTTCAGGAGATACTCAAGCTCGACCATTAATACGGACTTTTTATGATCATGCTGAA CCGATAAACGATCTTGATTTCCACCCTCGGAGCACAATCCTAATATCTAGTGCCAAAGACAACTgtataaa GTTCTTCGACTTCTCCAAAACCACGGCTAAACGAGCATTCAAAGTTTTTCAG GATACCCATAACGTGCGCTCTATATCTTTTCATCCGTCAGGAGAGTTTCTTCTTGCAG GAACCGATCATCCAATTCCACATCTGTACGATGTAAACACATATCAGTGCTTTCTTCCTTCAAACTTCCCTGACAGTGGAGTAAGTGGAGCCATTAATCAG GTGAGATATTCTTCCACGGGATCCATCTACATTACAGCCTCAAAGGATGGAGCTATTCGACTCTTTGACGGGGTTAGCGCAAAGTGTGTTCGCTCCATTGGCAATGCACATGGAAAATCAGAGGTCACAAGCGCAGTGTTCACTAAAGATCAAAG GTTTGTTCTCTCATCCGGTAAGGATTCCACAGTTAAGTTATGGGAAATAGGCTCAGGTCGAATGGTAAAGGAATATCTTGGAGCAAAGCGGGTAAAACTGCGGTCTCAG GCAATTTTTAACGACACTGAAGAGTTTGTAATCTCCATAGATGAAGCAAGCAATGAGGTCGTTACATGGGATGCTAGAACCGCAGATAAAGTGGCAAAGTGGCCTTCTAACCATAACGGTGCACCACGGTGGATCGAGCACTCGCCGGTTGAATCAGTCTTTGTTACTTGTGGAATAGATAGATCAATTCGGTTCTGGAAGGAATCCGTTTAG
- a CDS encoding P-loop containing nucleoside triphosphate hydrolases superfamily protein — protein sequence MESTECVRVAVNIRPLITPELLNGCTDCITVAPKEPQVHIGSHTFTYDFVYGNGGYPCSEIYNHCVAPLVDALFKGYNATVLAYGQTGSGKTYTMGTNYSGDCTNGGVIPNVMEDIFRRVETTKDSSELLIRVSFIEIFKEEVFDLLDSNSSALLKNDSGVQAKHTALSRAPIQIRETASGGITLAGVTEAEVKTKEEMGSFLARGSLSRATGSTNMNSQSSRSHAIFTITLEQKKIAGGSCTTTEDGGEDILCAKLHLVDLAGSERAKRTGADGMRLKEGIHINKGLLALGNVISALGDEKKRKEGGHVPYRDSKLTRLLQDSLGGNSKTVMIACVSPADTNAEETLNTLKYANRARNIQNKAVINRDPATAQMQRMRSQIEQLQTELLFYRGDSGAFDELQILKHKISLLEASNRELHNELQERRVASEHFSKRAYDAQVEKDKLIMIIESVRNGKSLDEIESCQNEDVGLVNKYVSKIQELEGELLHIKNLKKTSNHQYSDDSYDVGPRSNNVLFPSSNESSDCEDKVMDVTDELEFQEKEIEHCSLQEKLDMELKELDKRLEEKEAEMKRFSSGGTSVLKQHYEKKVYDLEQEKRALQREIEGLRHNLASIPSGPGDGAQKLKEEYVQKLNTLETQVSVLKKKQDAQAQLMRQKQKSDDAAIKLQDEIHRIKSQKVQLQQKIKQESEQFRAWKASREKEVMQLKKEGRRNEYEMHKLMALNQKQKLVLQRKTEEASQVTKRLKELLDNRKASSRETLSGANGPGTQALMQAIEHEIEVTVRVHEVRSEYERQTEERARMAKEVARLREENELLKNAKISVHGDTMSPGARNSRIFALENMLATSSSTLVSMASQLSEAEERERVFGGRGRWNQVRTLGDAKSIMNYLFNLASTARCLARDKEADCREKDVLIRDLKEKIVKFSSYVRYMEIQKADLVHQVKAQTSAMKKLSADENLKNEHSMKKQETRNSTIVLEDMDTSDSEASDHEREDPDLDDEWKPEHESERESEQESVIKLNRKRNFKVGRRRSSVVMRRSYEENSETPSDDAVKSDVCCCTCSKSSSCKTMKCQCRATKGSCGPSCGCSSVKCSNRNADGKENNSISESEALENGENSQESDEKDKGQQQQVLASRGAMLLQNALADKPEEETNDDGGTRRRRKPLSDIGNTTVKNSLKFPLFWSFQHICVHVARKQQLSDLMKFWFQGKSNVPRPSQRKKWKKTVLQLVPVGPPALPPTHTNTHLIPEANSVTVDSDTARMPENSDSGESNSIKLKLPRAMRSASSNGSNLLRERNADQNGSESGGNSGFVQSNSGRASGSRTSDEKENHTRRV from the exons ATGGAGAGCACAGAGTGCGTTAGGGTTGCCGTCAACATCCGTCCGTTAATTACACCGGAGCTTTTGAACGGATGCACAGATTGCATCACCGTGGCTCCCAAAGAGCCACAG GTACATATTGGTTCGCATACATTTACTTATGATTTCGTCTACGGAAATGGTGGCTATCCGTGTTCGGAGATTTACAATCACTGTGTTGCTCCACTTGTGGATGCATTGTTTAAAGGATACAATGCCACTGTTCTAGCTTATGGCcag ACTGGTTCAGGTAAAACCTATACCATGGGTACTAATTATAGTGGAGATTGCACAAATGGTGGCGTTATACCAAACGTTATGGAGGATATATTTAGAAGAGTGGAGACAACCAAAGATTCATCTGAACTATTGATACGAGTGTCTTTTATTGAG ATTTTTAAGGAAGAAGTTTTTGATTTGCTGGACTCAAATTCTTCGGCCCTCCTTAAAAATGACAGTGGCGTTCAAGCAAAGCACACTGCTCTCTCACGAGCTCCAATTCAAATCAGGGAAACTGCCAGTGGAGGAATAACATTGGCTGGAGTTACTGAGGCTGAAGTCAAGACGAAAGAGGAGATGGGCTCGTTTCTAGCACGAGGCTCTTTGTCTCGAGCTACAGGCAGCACAAACATGAATAGCCAGTCAAG TCGGTCCCATGCAATCTTCACAATCACTCtggaacaaaagaagattgcCGGTGGTTCTTGCACAACAACTGAAGATGGAGGTGAAGATATATTATGTGCAAAGCTTCATTTGGTTGACCTAGCGGGGTCAGAACGTGCAAAACGAACAGGAGCTGATGGGATGCGTTTAAAAGAAG GTATTCACATCAACAAAGGTCTATTAGCTCTTGGAAATGTTATAAGTGCACTTGgagatgagaaaaagagaaaggaaggAGGTCACGTTCCTTACCGTGACAGCAAGTTAACTCGTTTGCTACAG GATTCTCTTGGTGGCAATAGCAAAACTGTGATGATTG CTTGTGTAAGTCCCGCTGATACAAATGCTGAGGAAACTTTAAATACGCTCAAATACGCAAATCGTGCTCgcaatattcaaaacaaagcAGTG ATCAATCGAGACCCAGCAACCGCACAAATGCAAAGAATGCGGAGCCAAATTGAGCAACTGCAAACAGAACTCTTGTTCTATAGGGGTGATAGTGGTGCTTTTGATGAGCTCCAG ATTCTCAAGCATAAGATATCACTACTTGAGGCAAGCAATCGTGAGCTACACAATGAACTTCAAGAACGGAGAGTCGCGTCTGAGCATTTCTCAAAGCGTGCTTATGATGCTCAG GTTGAAAAGGACAAACTTATAATGATAATTGAATCTGTTCGTAATGGTAAATCCTTGGATGAGATTGAATCCTGCCAAAATGAG GATGTTGGTTTGGTGAACAAGTATGTCTCGAAAATTCAAGAGCTAGAAGGAGAACTGTTGCATAtcaaaaacttgaagaaaacCAGTAACCACCAATATTCGGATGATTCCTATGACGTTGGGCCTCGTTCGAACAATGTCTTGTTTCCCTCATCCAATGAGTCGTCAGATTGTGAAGACAAAGTGATGGATGTCACTG ATGAACttgaatttcaagaaaaagagattgaacATTGCTCACTTCAAGAAAAGTTGGATATGGAGCTAAAGGAATTGGATAAGAGACTTGAAGAAAAGGAG GCTGAAATGAAGCGCTTTTCAAGTGGTGGTACATCTGTTCTCAAACAACACTATgagaaaaaagtttatgaCCTAGAACAGGAAAAAAGAGCACTACAG AGAGAAATCGAAGGTTTGAGACATAATCTTGCTAGCATACCATCTGGACCAGGAGATGGTGCCCAGAAACTGAAGGAAGAATATGTTCAGAAACTGAACACGCTTGAAACACAG gtttctgttctgaagaagaaacaagatgCACAGGCTCAGCTTATGAGACAAAAGCAGAAAAGTGACGATGCCGCAATAAAATTGCAGGATGAAATACACAGAATTAAGTCTCAGAag GTGCAATTACAGCAAAAGATTAAGCAGGAGTCAGAGCAGTTTAGGGCTTGGAAGGCTTCAAGAGAGAAGGAAGTTATGCAG CTCAAAAAAGAGGGAAGGAGAAATGAGTATGAGATGCACAAACTCATGGCTCTGAATCAAAAACAGAAGCTG GTTTTGCAAAGAAAGACAGAAGAGGCATCTCAGGTGACAAAAAGACTCAAAGAGCTTTTAGATAATCGAAAGGCTTCTTCACGCGAGACATTGA GTGGTGCTAATGGCCCTGGAACTCAG GCATTGATGCAAGCAATTGAGCATGAGATTGAAGTCACTGTTCGGGTTCACGAAGTGCGTTCTGAATATGAGAGGCAAACGGAAGA GAGGGCAAGAATGGCTAAGGAAGTTGCAAGGctaagagaagaaaacgagCTTCTCAAGAATGCCAAGATAAG CGTTCATGGTGACACCATGTCTCCTGGTGCAAGAAACTCAAGGATTTTTGCTCTGGAGAATATGCTTGCGACCTCTTCCAGCACTCTTGTCTCCATGGCATCACAGTTATCTGAAGCAGAAGAACGTGAGCGTGTGTTTGGTGGAAGAGGGAGGTGGAACCAAGTTAGAACATTAGGTGACGCCAAGAGTATCATGAACTATCTATTCAACTTGGCGTCAACTGCGAG GTGTCTAGCCCGAGATAAAGAGGCAGACTGCAGAGAAAAAGATGTCCTAATAAGAGacctcaaagaaaaaatagtaaagtTTAGCAGTTATGTAAGATACATGGAGATCCAGAAAGCAGACCTCGTGCATCAAGTGAAAGCACAG ACCTCTGCAATGAAGAAATTGTCAGCAGATGAGAACCTAAAGAACGAGCATAGTATGAAAAAGCAGGAAACCCGAAACTCGACTATAGTTCTTGAGGACATGGATACCTCTGATTCTGAAGCGTCAGACCATGAACGGGAAGATCCAGATCTTGATGATGAATGGAAACCTGAACATGAATCAGAGCGTGAGTCCGAGCAGGAATCGGTTATAAAGCTAAATAGGAAACGAAACTTCAAAGTGGGAAGACGGCGCTCGAGTGTGGTCATGAGGCGTTCATATGAAGAGAATTCGGAAACTCCTTCAGATGATGCAGTGAAATCTGACGTGTGTTGTTGCACTTGCAGCAAGAGCTCCTCTTGCAAGACAATGAAGTGTCAGTGTCGAGCTACAAAGGGATCTTGTGGTCCGTCATGTGGATGTTCTTCCGTGAAATGCTCCAACAGAAACGCAGACGGAAAGGAGAACAATTCCATCTCGGAATCAGAGGCCTTGGAAAACGGGGAGAACTCGCAAGAATCTGATGAAAAGGACAAAggccaacaacaacaagttcTTGCTTCACGTGGAGCTATGCTGCTACAGAACGCTCTTGCTGACAAGCCAGAGGAGGAGACAAACGATGATGGAGGaacacgaagaagaagaaaacctctATCAGACATAGGAAACACAACGGTAAAAAACTCTCTAAAGTTTCCACTGTTTTGGTCATTTCAACATATCTGTGTTCATGTAGCTAGGAAACAACAGCTTTCtgatttaatgaaattttggtttcagggTAAATCGAATGTGCCAAGGCCAagccaaagaaagaaatggaagaagactGTGCTTCAGCTTGTTCCTGTAGGTCCACCAGCACTACCAcccacacacacaaacacacaccTGATTCCAGAAGCTAATTCAGTGACTGTGGACTCGGACACAGCGAGAATGCCAGAAAACAGTGACTCAGGAGAGTCTAATAGCATCAAACTGAAGCTACCGAGGGCAATGAGGTCAGCGTCTTCAAATGGCAGCAACTTGCTGAGAGAAAGAAACGCTGATCAAAACGGAAGTGAGTCGGGAGGCAATAGTGGTTTTGTGCAGAGCAATTCGGGTAGGGCAAGTGGAAGTAGAACTTCAGATGAAAAGGAGAACCACACTCGTCGGGTCTAA
- the COBL5 gene encoding COBRA-like protein 5 precursor (COBRA-like protein 5 precursor (COBL5); INVOLVED IN: biological_process unknown; LOCATED IN: endomembrane system; EXPRESSED IN: 15 plant structures; EXPRESSED DURING: 12 growth stages; CONTAINS InterPro DOMAIN/s: Glycosyl-phosphatidyl inositol-anchored, plant (InterPro:IPR006918); BEST Arabidopsis thaliana protein match is: COBRA-like extracellular glycosyl-phosphatidyl inositol-anchored protein family (TAIR:AT5G60920.1); Has 1807 Blast hits to 1807 proteins in 277 species: Archae - 0; Bacteria - 0; Metazoa - 736; Fungi - 347; Plants - 385; Viruses - 0; Other Eukaryotes - 339 (source: NCBI BLink).), which yields MESLFSTMIVLLLVSFSCLISTEALTSNYGNITVKWDLLNWTPDGYVAVVTAYNYQKQRSIPGWKMSWRGTKKEVIWNMLGAKTTGQGGCSMFKGNIPQSCVRKPTVVDLLPGTPFNQQIANCCKSGVLKPGSESAFQLSVGSAGNSVKTARMPANFMFTAPKQQYICGPSKNVRPTRFTTADKRRITAALMTWNITCVFHKAT from the exons ATGGAGTCTCTCTTCTCCACGATGATTGTCCTGctcttggtttctttttcCTGTCTCATTTCTACAG AAGCTCTCACCAGCAACTATGGAAACATCACAGTCAAATGGGATCTCTTGAACTGGACGCCTGATGGCTACGTT GCAGTGGTTACAGCCTACAATTACCAGAAGCAACGTTCGATTCCAGGATGGAAAATGAGCTGGAGAGGGACCAAGAAAGAAGTGATCTGGAACATGTTGGGTGCAAAAACGACAGGGCAAGGAGGTTGTTCCATGTTCAAAGGAAATATCCCGCAGTCCTGCGTTCGTAAGCCAACAGTTGTCGATTTGCTTCCCGGAACTCCTTTCAATCAGCAGATCGCTAATTGCTGCAAAAGCGGTGTCTTAAAACCTGGTTCAGAAAGTGCATTCCAGTTATCTGTTGGTAGCGCTGGTAACTCGGTTAAGACTGCTCGGATGCCGGCAAACTTCATGTTCACGGCACCTAAACAACAGTACATATGTGGACCGAGTAAGAACGTTAGACCAACGAGGTTTACAACCGCCGACAAAAGGAGAATAACTGCAGCCCTAA TGACCTGGAACATTACTTGCGTCTTCCACAAAGCAACATGA
- a CDS encoding Transducin/WD40 repeat-like superfamily protein (Transducin/WD40 repeat-like superfamily protein; CONTAINS InterPro DOMAIN/s: WD40 repeat 2 (InterPro:IPR019782), WD40 repeat-like-containing domain (InterPro:IPR011046), WD40 repeat, conserved site (InterPro:IPR019775), WD40-repeat-containing domain (InterPro:IPR017986), WD40/YVTN repeat-like-containing domain (InterPro:IPR015943), WD40 repeat (InterPro:IPR001680), WD40 repeat, subgroup (InterPro:IPR019781); BEST Arabidopsis thaliana protein match is: Transducin/WD40 repeat-like superfamily protein (TAIR:AT3G49660.1); Has 1807 Blast hits to 1807 proteins in 277 species: Archae - 0; Bacteria - 0; Metazoa - 736; Fungi - 347; Plants - 385; Viruses - 0; Other Eukaryotes - 339 (source: NCBI BLink).): MGNSGDLEQALQDGNIFRQLNALIVAHLRHHNLSQVASAVASATMTPLNIEVPPNRLLELVAKGLAAENNGTLRGVSSSVLLPSSYGSITTPRTASIDFSVNHAKGSSKTIPKHESKTLSEHKSVVRCARFSPDGMFFATGGADTSIKLFEVPKVKQMISGDTQARPLIRTFYDHAEPINDLDFHPRSTILISSAKDNCIKFFDFSKTTAKRAFKVFQDTHNVRSISFHPSGEFLLAGTDHPIPHLYDVNTYQCFLPSNFPDSGVSGAINQVRYSSTGSIYITASKDGAIRLFDGVSAKCVRSIGNAHGKSEVTSAVFTKDQRFVLSSGKDSTVKLWEIGSGRMVKEYLGAKRVKLRSQAIFNDTEEFVISIDEASNEVVTWDARTADKVAKWPSNHNGAPRWIEHSPVESVFVTCGIDRSIRFWKESV; the protein is encoded by the exons ATGGGGAATAGTGGAGATTTGGAGCAGGCTCTGCAAGATGGGAATATCTTTAGACAGCTCAATGCTCTTATTGTAGCTCATCTCCGTCATCACAATCTCTCACAA GTTGCAAGTGCGGTTGCTTCAGCAACAATGACACCATTGAATATTGAGGTTCCTCCAAACCGTCTTTTGGAGCTTGTTGCAAAG GGTCTTGCAGCGGAGAACAATGGGACATTGAGAGGTGTTTCTTCATCAGTCTTGTTACCTTCTTCTTATGGATCAATCACTACTCCTCGAACAGCTTCTATCGACTTTAG TGTTAATCATGCGAAGGGCTCATCAAAGACTATCCCAAAGCATGAATCAAAGACGCTATCAGAGCacaag AGCGTTGTTAGGTGTGCAAGATTTAGTCCTGATGGAATGTTTTTTGCTACTGGTGGTGCAGACACATCTATTAAGCTCTTTGAG GTGCCAAAAGTTAAACAGATGATTTCAGGAGATACTCAAGCTCGACCATTAATACGGACTTTTTATGATCATGCTGAA CCGATAAACGATCTTGATTTCCACCCTCGGAGCACAATCCTAATATCTAGTGCCAAAGACAACTgtataaa GTTCTTCGACTTCTCCAAAACCACGGCTAAACGAGCATTCAAAGTTTTTCAG GATACCCATAACGTGCGCTCTATATCTTTTCATCCGTCAGGAGAGTTTCTTCTTGCAG GAACCGATCATCCAATTCCACATCTGTACGATGTAAACACATATCAGTGCTTTCTTCCTTCAAACTTCCCTGACAGTGGAGTAAGTGGAGCCATTAATCAG GTGAGATATTCTTCCACGGGATCCATCTACATTACAGCCTCAAAGGATGGAGCTATTCGACTCTTTGACGGGGTTAGCGCAAAGTGTGTTCGCTCCATTGGCAATGCACATGGAAAATCAGAGGTCACAAGCGCAGTGTTCACTAAAGATCAAAG GTTTGTTCTCTCATCCGGTAAGGATTCCACAGTTAAGTTATGGGAAATAGGCTCAGGTCGAATGGTAAAGGAATATCTTGGAGCAAAGCGGGTAAAACTGCGGTCTCAG GCAATTTTTAACGACACTGAAGAGTTTGTAATCTCCATAGATGAAGCAAGCAATGAGGTCGTTACATGGGATGCTAGAACCGCAGATAAAGTGGCAAAGTGGCCTTCTAACCATAACGGTGCACCACGGTGGATCGAGCACTCGCCGGTTGAATCAGTCTTTGTTACTTGTGGAATAGATAGATCAATTCGGTTCTGGAAGGAATCCGTTTAG